Proteins from one Cryptosporangium minutisporangium genomic window:
- a CDS encoding TetR-like C-terminal domain-containing protein yields MQSLVTDLSTELCAAVEHARDLASPDDAGARLLAVCRAFRAWSVGHPAEFGLIFGAPTPGYGTPAYGAGPSGLTPTQTSRAAASDSVGSDGDESAPAAERLDNGGARFGRLFLSAFADVWRERRFPTPDADDLPPRLTEQLAAYRQRLGSTLPLGALAVVFGCWMRLYGLVSLEVFNHMSFALEDPEPFFEGELAEIAARLGITDVEPALH; encoded by the coding sequence GTGCAGTCGTTGGTGACCGATCTGTCGACGGAGCTGTGCGCGGCCGTGGAGCACGCCCGCGACCTGGCGTCGCCGGACGACGCCGGCGCGCGGCTGCTGGCGGTGTGTCGGGCGTTCCGTGCCTGGTCGGTCGGTCACCCGGCGGAGTTCGGGTTGATCTTCGGCGCGCCGACGCCGGGGTACGGCACCCCGGCCTACGGGGCCGGCCCGAGCGGGCTGACGCCGACGCAGACCAGCCGGGCGGCGGCGAGCGACTCGGTCGGTTCGGACGGGGACGAGAGTGCGCCCGCGGCCGAGCGGCTGGACAACGGGGGTGCGCGGTTCGGCCGGCTGTTCCTGTCGGCCTTCGCGGACGTCTGGCGGGAGCGTCGATTCCCGACTCCGGACGCGGACGACCTGCCCCCGCGCCTCACCGAGCAGCTGGCGGCCTACCGTCAGCGGCTGGGCAGCACGCTCCCGCTGGGTGCGCTCGCGGTGGTGTTCGGCTGCTGGATGCGGCTCTACGGACTGGTCAGCCTCGAGGTCTTCAACCACATGAGCTTCGCGCTCGAGGACCCCGAGCCGTTCTTCGAGGGAGAGTTGGCGGAGATCGCGGCACGGCTGGGCATCACCGACGTCGAGCCGGCCCTACACTGA
- a CDS encoding M50 family metallopeptidase: MAYTGGIILFALGILISVALHEAGHMWSARAFGMKVTRFFIGFGPTLFSFRRKETEYGLKAIPAGAFVSIVGMTPLDEVDPADESKVFWKRPVWKRTIVLSAGSMMHFILGILLLWITAVFVGLPNPERVNYDANKEPAVLAAVNDCVPASPDSVNCSLEKGDPKSPAAAAGLKPGDRITAFNGVGTPTYGELVALVRKAPAGPASLTYVRDGRTVTTTVTPVRRNVDISRTDKPNVQEVGFLGVSPKGSDAPLTVTYGPIDGVGQALDYTGQIFAGTFRAIANFPEKIPKLWDALMGQERDPETPVSVVGASRIGGEVVERGIWPIFFLLLANLNFFIGVFNLFPLLPLDGGHIAIAWFEKVRSWWAAKRGKPDPGRVDYTKLLPVTYAVVLIFGGITLLTVATDIINPITLTTR, from the coding sequence ATGGCGTACACGGGTGGAATTATTCTCTTCGCCCTCGGCATTTTGATCTCCGTCGCGCTCCATGAGGCCGGCCACATGTGGAGTGCCCGGGCCTTCGGAATGAAGGTCACGAGGTTCTTCATCGGCTTCGGCCCGACGCTGTTCTCGTTCCGCCGCAAGGAGACCGAGTACGGCCTCAAGGCCATCCCGGCGGGCGCGTTCGTCAGCATCGTCGGCATGACCCCACTGGACGAGGTCGACCCCGCCGACGAGTCGAAGGTCTTCTGGAAGCGGCCGGTCTGGAAACGGACGATCGTCCTGTCCGCCGGATCGATGATGCACTTCATCCTCGGCATCCTGCTGCTCTGGATCACGGCGGTGTTCGTCGGTCTGCCCAACCCCGAGCGGGTCAACTACGACGCGAACAAGGAACCGGCCGTCCTCGCCGCGGTCAACGACTGCGTGCCTGCGAGCCCGGACTCCGTCAACTGCTCGCTGGAGAAGGGCGATCCCAAGTCCCCGGCGGCCGCGGCCGGACTGAAGCCCGGCGACCGGATCACCGCGTTCAACGGCGTGGGAACGCCGACCTACGGGGAACTGGTGGCGCTGGTCCGCAAGGCGCCGGCGGGACCGGCCTCGCTGACCTACGTCCGGGACGGTCGGACGGTGACGACGACGGTCACGCCGGTCCGCCGCAACGTGGACATCAGCAGGACCGACAAGCCGAACGTGCAGGAGGTCGGGTTCCTCGGGGTCTCCCCGAAGGGCTCGGACGCCCCGCTGACCGTTACCTACGGTCCGATCGACGGCGTGGGCCAGGCGCTCGACTACACCGGGCAGATCTTCGCCGGCACGTTCCGGGCGATCGCCAACTTCCCGGAGAAGATCCCGAAGCTCTGGGATGCCCTCATGGGCCAGGAACGTGACCCGGAGACCCCGGTCAGCGTCGTCGGCGCCAGCCGAATCGGTGGTGAGGTCGTCGAGCGCGGCATCTGGCCGATCTTCTTCCTGCTGCTGGCCAACCTGAACTTCTTCATCGGCGTCTTCAACCTGTTCCCGCTGTTGCCGCTGGACGGCGGGCACATCGCGATCGCCTGGTTCGAGAAGGTCCGGTCGTGGTGGGCGGCCAAGCGTGGGAAGCCCGATCCGGGTCGGGTCGACTACACCAAGCTGCTGCCGGTGACCTATGCCGTGGTGCTGATATTCGGCGGCATCACCTTGCTCACGGTCGCGACCGACATCATCAACCCGATCACGCTCACCACCCGATAA
- a CDS encoding EAL domain-containing protein — protein sequence MPTSSSAQPHTPAPRRRSGRRPGPADVRRLLADAPGDGDRGPQVYAQPILDLVSGALSGYEALARFRRFPAATPDDWFAAAHRAGIGAQLEAYTVGKALELGARRPAGTVLSVNVSPSVIDSPELQAVLPDDLTGLQFEVTEHELAHDGVELLAALDRLRRRGARIAVDDVGAGFAGFKRLVTVAPDVLKLDRTVVAGVSREPRKVALVEAIVHFGARTGARVCAEGLETVEDLAAVTDLAVGLGQGWLIGRPTAEFAAVDPVARQAWTAGQPGAGRAPGLRPRQLPDLAEVLESLAEVRTLDAAAAVLAGAATLLGCQAIGLAVLEPAASAADQPLLRLLTPEGAPDPHADRPGGPGWPWPLRRAPIAQQVVEERAVGQVLASAVAPDTAECTWLTATGTRSMVLFPLVSAGRAVGLLVCGRRHEHPWSRAELRPARTVAAAAGAVVAALTPPGCPTENRRQ from the coding sequence GTGCCGACCAGCAGTTCGGCGCAGCCCCACACTCCGGCGCCTCGGCGCCGGAGTGGCCGGCGTCCGGGTCCGGCGGACGTCCGGCGGCTGCTGGCCGACGCACCCGGTGACGGCGACCGAGGGCCCCAGGTCTACGCCCAACCGATCCTCGACCTGGTGTCGGGCGCGTTGAGCGGCTACGAGGCGCTCGCCCGGTTCCGACGTTTCCCGGCGGCAACGCCGGACGACTGGTTCGCCGCCGCCCACCGGGCCGGCATCGGCGCCCAGTTGGAGGCCTACACCGTCGGCAAAGCGCTCGAACTGGGTGCGCGGCGTCCGGCGGGAACCGTGTTGTCGGTGAACGTGAGCCCGAGCGTCATCGACTCACCGGAACTGCAGGCGGTCCTGCCGGACGACCTGACCGGTCTGCAGTTCGAGGTCACCGAGCACGAACTGGCCCACGACGGCGTCGAGTTGCTCGCCGCGCTGGACCGGCTTCGCCGTCGGGGTGCGCGGATCGCGGTGGACGACGTCGGCGCGGGCTTCGCCGGCTTCAAGCGGCTGGTCACGGTGGCGCCGGACGTCCTCAAGCTCGACCGGACGGTGGTCGCCGGGGTCAGCCGGGAGCCACGCAAAGTGGCGCTGGTCGAGGCGATCGTGCACTTCGGGGCACGAACCGGTGCCCGGGTGTGCGCGGAGGGCCTGGAGACCGTCGAGGATCTCGCGGCGGTGACGGATCTCGCGGTCGGGCTCGGGCAGGGCTGGCTGATCGGACGCCCGACCGCGGAGTTCGCGGCCGTCGACCCGGTCGCCAGACAGGCGTGGACGGCGGGTCAACCGGGCGCAGGCCGGGCACCCGGCCTGCGCCCGAGACAACTGCCCGACCTCGCCGAGGTGCTGGAGAGCCTCGCCGAGGTCCGGACGCTCGACGCGGCCGCCGCCGTTCTCGCCGGCGCCGCGACGCTGCTGGGGTGCCAGGCCATCGGGCTGGCGGTGCTGGAGCCGGCCGCCTCCGCAGCCGATCAGCCCCTGCTACGCCTGCTGACGCCGGAGGGTGCGCCGGATCCCCACGCCGATCGTCCGGGCGGGCCGGGGTGGCCGTGGCCGCTACGGCGGGCGCCGATCGCACAGCAGGTCGTGGAGGAGCGAGCGGTCGGTCAGGTGCTCGCCAGTGCCGTCGCGCCGGACACCGCGGAGTGCACCTGGCTCACCGCCACCGGAACTCGGTCGATGGTGCTCTTCCCGCTGGTGTCGGCGGGGCGCGCGGTGGGTCTGCTGGTCTGCGGACGGCGCCACGAACATCCCTGGAGCCGAGCGGAGCTGCGCCCGGCGCGGACCGTCGCCGCAGCCGCCGGTGCGGTGGTCGCCGCGCTCACGCCTCCCGGATGCCCCACGGAGAACCGTAGGCAGTGA
- the dxr gene encoding 1-deoxy-D-xylulose-5-phosphate reductoisomerase — MSSREVVILGSTGSIGTQALDMIRRHSDRFRVVGLAGGGAQVELLAAQALEFGVEAVAVARASTAQDLQLAFYAEAQRRGWSEGRFALPKILAGPDAATELATWSMAENGLVLNGITGSIGLAPTLAALKAGRTLALANKESLVAGGPLVRAIAAPGQIVPVDSEHSALAQCLRGGAAAEVRKLILTASGGPFRGRKRADLADVTPDDALAHPTWSMGPVITINSATMVNKALEVIEAHELFGLPYDRLDVVVHPQSLVHSMVEFVDGSTLAQVSPPDMRLPIALGLAWPDRVPDAATPVDWTKASTWTFEPLDDDAFPAVRLAREVGQAGGLLPAVFNAANEECVAAFLAGVLPFTGIVDTVRSVVESAETAGSDAGELLDEPGSVEDVLSAERWARSEANRRAYGPGAGPAVTATSAVEGSR, encoded by the coding sequence ATGAGTTCGCGCGAGGTGGTCATCCTCGGTAGTACCGGCTCGATCGGCACCCAGGCCCTCGACATGATTCGCCGACACTCCGACCGGTTCCGGGTGGTCGGTCTGGCCGGCGGCGGTGCACAGGTCGAGTTGCTGGCGGCCCAGGCGCTGGAGTTCGGCGTCGAGGCGGTGGCGGTCGCGCGGGCGAGCACCGCCCAGGATCTCCAGCTCGCGTTCTACGCCGAGGCGCAGCGTCGTGGTTGGAGCGAGGGCCGGTTCGCCCTTCCGAAGATCCTCGCCGGCCCGGACGCCGCGACCGAACTCGCCACGTGGTCCATGGCGGAGAACGGGCTGGTGCTCAACGGCATCACCGGGTCGATCGGTCTGGCGCCGACGCTCGCCGCGCTGAAGGCCGGACGGACTCTCGCGCTCGCCAACAAGGAGTCGCTGGTCGCCGGTGGCCCGCTGGTCCGAGCGATCGCGGCGCCAGGGCAGATCGTCCCGGTCGACAGCGAGCACTCGGCGCTGGCGCAGTGCCTGCGCGGCGGTGCCGCCGCCGAGGTGCGGAAGCTGATCCTCACCGCCAGCGGCGGCCCGTTCCGCGGGCGGAAGCGCGCCGACCTCGCCGACGTCACGCCCGATGACGCGCTCGCCCACCCCACGTGGTCGATGGGCCCGGTCATCACGATCAACTCGGCCACGATGGTGAACAAGGCGCTCGAGGTGATCGAGGCGCACGAACTGTTCGGCCTGCCCTACGACCGCCTGGACGTCGTCGTCCACCCGCAATCGCTCGTCCACTCGATGGTCGAGTTCGTCGACGGGTCGACGCTCGCCCAGGTCAGCCCGCCGGACATGCGGCTGCCGATCGCGCTCGGCCTGGCGTGGCCGGACCGCGTGCCGGATGCCGCCACCCCCGTCGACTGGACGAAGGCCTCCACCTGGACGTTCGAGCCGCTGGACGACGACGCGTTCCCGGCCGTGCGCCTGGCCCGCGAGGTGGGCCAGGCCGGTGGGCTGCTCCCGGCCGTCTTCAACGCGGCCAACGAAGAGTGCGTCGCCGCTTTCCTCGCCGGTGTGCTCCCGTTCACCGGTATCGTTGACACCGTACGTTCTGTGGTCGAATCGGCTGAAACAGCGGGATCCGACGCGGGCGAACTATTGGACGAGCCAGGTAGCGTCGAGGACGTTCTCTCCGCCGAGCGTTGGGCGCGGTCGGAAGCGAATCGCCGTGCGTACGGGCCCGGCGCCGGACCAGCTGTGACAGCTACATCAGCTGTAGAAGGGTCGAGGTAA